TTCTTTGAACTCTGCGCCTCACGCCCCATTTCCTTTGTTTTTCCTATTTTCCATATCCATTCTATGGCCTATACTGGTCCTGCTAGGTTACATGGTTCCGCTAGCAGCTGTATGCTTAACTGTTACCATAGCTATTCTCTTCCCACCCTCTTGGACTGCTTTGGGATGTCCCAAGgtgctgtgtcctccaatgaCATCAACAAGAATATTGGATTACGTACTTACTGTAAAATCCCTTTCTAGTTCAATTCATTGGGGGCACAGGCTGTTCTGTTCCCCGCTCGGCACAGGAAATGTGGTTCCTAGATCGTTTTCTCTCTCCTACTGTTattggtacaaactgattagcctagtgtctgtggagaggttaTAGCCCACCTGGATGGagcccacatttttttttatatctactgtTGCCTCTTAGTGGCAGCTAAGTGTATACCCATGGTTCTGTGTCCCtcaaccaggggcgttgctagagtctcaaaagatccagggcctaagccccaatgcatatggcccaattctctaagtcgaccgaCGGccccaaacactagcactgaggacattttactgtatttgctatacagctataaaacagcacatacctgtcacatacagtgcctccaggtgacgtctcctccattttctccattcggtccggacacttctctcagctgcctcgtctctgcagagtgtgacacacagacatcttagcttcctcacttttctgtacccccaaatactatgctgaagaaaaatgagtgtcccccatagtaacagtactcctcatagtcccaccaatagtaattcccttctagaatgctctcattagtaatactgccccctactggacccaacagtgataacgctccccaagagaatttataatgccccctactgttataatgctcaccctgaagcgcctccagtatttataatgccccctgcagttatattcctccgtttactatcctcaaaaattataattcctcagcacctccgccatacagtcccatgtaacgaACAtcgcaccatctctccagccccctccaatatacagtcccatgtaaataacatccctctctgtcTACAGCCCCTCCaaaatatagtcccatgtaaataacatcacactatctctcctgcccgctccaatatacagtcctatgtaaataacatcacccagccgccttcaacatactgtcccatgtaaagaatatcaccccctcaatattcattcccatgtaaataactacactccctcccccagacaccttctacatacagtccaatgtaaataaaatcaccccctccccagccacctccaacatgcagtcccatgtaaataacattacccctcaacatgcaGTTCCatgtaatatcactccctcccacagtcgCCTTCAACATATactcccatttaaataacatcatccTGCTCCagacacctccaacatgcatttccatgtaaataacatcaccccctcaacattcaatcccatgtaaataatatcactccctcccacagctgccatcaacatacagtcccatgtaaataacattacccctcaacatacagtcctatgtaaataacattaccctaccccagccacttccaaattccagtcccatgtaaataacatcactccacctctttgtcccatgtaaataacttccctcccttcatccctaacatacagtcccagttaaataactacaactcctaacattgctctgcctctcacaccaagtaatctaccccttcacttacctctcctcatgtacagacctcacctcagcctcctcccagggcttctcttcactgctgagccgtcctctcctgcactggtcacatgatggtgacatcatggcaggtccttttcagctagtgcattcagaactgatcacatgtactgtgatgtcatcacaggtccttcagatcttgcaggacattagatttaattgtatttccgtcctgaggatggcaatacagttggatctGTCTGGCAAGAAGtaaattcggggcctgggacaaaatatcaggggcccaggccccgaatgttttaacctagcaacgcccctcccTTGAATGAGAAAAGGATTTtatggtaagtacaaaaatccagtttttccatccttaggcctcatgcacacaaccatattgcACTGCAaaatgtggatctgcaaaaatatgGATGCAGTCCCTATTGCaaccattttttttgctgaactattgacttcaatgggtccgtggtccgcaTTTTCCAGCCCAGTGTAGGACACGTTCTATCCTTTTGTGGACAGACATAAAGATGCGGAAAGCAAAGGATAAtctatgtgctttccgcatctgtatgtccgttccacaaaagacacatatacatacatatacagtaggcTCGGTCATTTGCCCCGTACTGTATAGCTATACAGTAACGCTTCACAGATCTGTAGCCCCTTCTTTATTGATCGTGGGGTCCACTTCACAAATTTACTTTGTTACACTGTAGTGCCACCAaatatgttttttggtttttaaaGTGAACTATTAATatacatatagatagatatatattctGGTGGATGGCGGCTTTTTTAATTAAAACTTCTATAATGCTATGAATTAAATACATAGTATTTCATAGTATtataaggcctcacgcacacaacCTTATTCGTACTGCGCTCCACaaaccatggatccgcaaaatacagataccttctGTGTGCTTTCCGGATTTTTCTCTCTCCCATtaatagaaatggctattctcgTTCGCAATGTGGACCagaataggccatgttctatattttgtggaatggacatgcagatgcggacagcacatggatgacatgtATGtgctgtctgcttttttttttgtgtagacccatagaaatggatgggtccATGTGCGAGCCACACGAGTGCAAaatgcgtttgtgtgcatgaggcctaatagacagAGGCTTACGGCAGCGAGTGGACATGGTGGTGGACTGACAGAGGGAGTGCTCTTTTAGCAACAGTGTGGGTATGTACAACCTTTGCAGGCTTCTTCTGAAGCCCCTCCATGAAAACTGATGCAGCAGGGGCCCCTAAAACTATACAGCTTAATGTAAAATACTCAACAAGAAGGTATTGGCTGATGACAACTATTTGATACCAATTTACCTGGAGTGTGAATTTTTATGTGTATGGCCTTTGTATATATCGCGTTTGCTGATGTTGTCTGCATGTTAAAGTTCATGGTATTTCTTACCCTTCAGGTGAGACTTTGGTGGAACAGGTCCTACTGGATAAAGAAGGACATGAACTTCCTCCAGCGTTAAAAGGTACTGAACCATTGACTATGCAGATATAATCAATAACGAGGTTTTTCCACCAAATTAATGCACTTTTTAAAGAGTCACAGAGTTTCCATGAAAGTTTTGATTTGTcattgtaacagcggctgctgtgcgctgcTCTTCTCCTGCTTACCGCCGCTGTCCTGGACGCTgtgttcagcagtgatctgctgccagtgcttccccattcaccgctgcagtcctgggctctgtccttgcaggtactgtttgttctgggatctgctccacagtttcctttcagccctggccaaagCCTGCTTGCTTCTTCTTCCGTAAGGGCCGGCGGGTGTCACTGCTTGTGCTTTATGGGCtagatcatgtgaccttgctgaccaatcctagctctcctgcaggtatataagtggctcagcccccttcccagatgcctgagcatcaaggtccttgtgtcctgcaaaggttgctgataTGTGTGTGTGTTACTGTGTATCTGATccgtgcttgtgtttctggactctgctacctgtttgatccctgcctgcttgcctttacTCTCCTTTTGCCGACCCAGacttgtacctgtgccgcctgccctgacctattattgcttgtttgactttgcctctgccttTTCCTTCTGTCCTGTACTGTTGCTCCTTGTTAtgactcggcctgctgactacaTTTGTACCTCTGGTGCCATGTTCAGTTACCTCCTGGTTCGCCTGGACCAGCTTCCTTGTGTgccatcctcctcaagaggtagcgacctggtgttcccctcgggaaagtctatcccaacCATCAGGGGTACAGTGAAGatggaggggttcacttagacaacacccttagaggaggtaggacacatggcacagtgggttcacacacgCTGTTTCATGACAGTCATAGAGACATACCAAAGGTTTTGAGGTTGGCCCGGTTTTCAGTTGAAATTACTTCTCTGGAATACCCATTTAATTTAGTCTACAAGTGACCCTTTGGGGTTCTCTGTAAACAGAAGTGCCACAGGGAGAGAGACTGTAAGGCAAGGGAGGAAGAAGAGAAAGCTGTAGGATAGGAGGAGGGGAACGAGTGATACCCTTTATTAGTGGGAACTTGGTTGGCTTCTTGGAGGAGGTAGATTTTTAGAGCTCACTAAACATTACTATGTCTACTCCTGTGGATGGTATTATTGGTTGGTGAGAGAATTATAGAGCCAGCATGAGAGAAGTCTTGGATACAAGCCCTGGTTAGTCCTTGGCAAAGCAGAGTGCACAGCAAGGCACATAAGGAATGATTAGAGCAGACAAATGCATCTTTACTGATGGTGGTAAATGGTAGGGTAAGACGTCTAAATGGATTTCTGTAGGAATTAGTAACATGTTACAATTGTTAAGGCAACAGTCAATGCGAGGGAGCAAAGTATAGTTTTAGTACCTTGTGCTGAATGTtgtttttctgatgtatttttcTATCATAGATGCCCAGAAACACCACAAGAAAAACTTATATGAAAAAAAGAATAAACTTGTTGAGCACAATCCTCCAAGATGTAACCAGGGGGAGCAAAGTTTTTCATTCTGTACACGTTATGTCAACCTCATCATAGTCTCCACTCAACGGTTTAGGAGGCACTCTGAGAATGAGCTCATAGAGACCGGGGTAAAACATGAGGAATACTTAAAGAAAACCCAAAATGAATTGCAACACATTTTCCCCAACAAACTGTTCCGCTGGTGCCACCGATCCAAACAAGTGCCACGTATGGTAATGGTGAGCGGAGTTCCCGGTGTAGGGAAGACCACACTGATGCAGAAGGTTGTCTATGACTGGGTGACGGGGGATCTCTATCAAAGATTctcctttgtctttttcttcaaATTCCGAGAACTCAACAGACTGGATAAGGTTAGTCTGGAGGCTCTAATCCTTCATCAGTACCCATATCTGTGGGAGCAGCTTAGTAATATCTTACAGGAACCAGAAAAACTTCTCTTTATATTTGATGGTTTAGATGAAAGTCTTCATAACATGGATTTCACATCACGTCACTTGTGCCCTAATCCTAAACAGCCCGAACTTTGTGGTCAGATTGTTGTTAGTTTGCTGAGAAAGTCTCTTCTTGATGGTTGTTCTGTCCTAATGACCAGTCGCCCAACCAGACTGGCATCAATTGATTGTAGCGTTTTCCAGAGAATAGTAGAAATCACTGGGTTTTTTCCAGAAGAACGATGGATGTACTTTGAAAACTTCTTCCCCGACCCTAAACTGGCAGAAAAGGCTTTTAATTATGTGAAGCAGAATGACACCCTGTACACGTTCTGTTATATCCCATCCTACTGCTGGATCATCTGTACAGTATTATCCAAGAGCTTCCAGCCAACAAGTAGTGATCAGCCGGCGTCATTATTACCCAAAACAGTCACCCAGCTCTTTGCGATATTTGTCGCCAACATCctgtccaatcacagcctgcACAAAAGTGATGCTCAGAAGATCCTGCAGTCCATGGGATGGATGGCAGAACATGGAGTCATGAATCACAGGATTATCTTTGATGAACGAGATCTTGATTGTTTCCATGTGGACAATAAGTCAAAGCTCTTATCAAGTTTTCTGATGGAATCGGAGGAACCTGTGTCCTATTCCTTCTTACATCTCACTGTTCAGGAATTCTTCTCTGCCTTGGTGCATTATGTGGATTATTCTCCTGAGAAGTTACAGAAATCACTAAAAGATGCCAAATCCTATCCTGATGGACGAGGTGAGATGTTCCTCCATTTCCTGTGTGGTCTATCAGACGGCTCCACCAGGTCAATACTAACTGGATACCTGGACAAACAAGCAGCTCAGGCCTCCAGAGATGTAATCACTTGGCTGAATCACTTTATTCTAGAAGAACAGAGGACAATTGAAAGTGAAGACAAAAAGAGGCATCTTCTCAGCACATTTTTCTATCTGTATGAATCCCGGAATAAGGCTCTGGTGCTGGAATCATTAAAATCAGACGGAAGTCTTGACTTTTCCTATGTTCGTATGTCTGCTCTAGACTGCACAGTGTTAGCATTTATTCTGGAcacctgcaaaaatatagaagaaCTTGATCTAACGGGGTGTTTTTTACAGACTGAAGGATTAGAAAGACTTGTACCAGGTTTAAATACCCTGAAATATCTGAGGTAAAAATATcagtcatattttatttttattttttttattcttaagcAGCATCTTTCTTAAAATTCagcattgtgccattcctctgtttttCTTTCTAGaaatttttgaataccttcaCAACTGGGGGTCACTATTCCACTTGTCAAAAGGGTATGTTCCCACACAGTCTGGCTCTGTCGGCACTGACTGGTCAGTATCATGGACATACTCCAAATCAAAAACACTCAGTTGTCAATGTGTTCATAAATTTGTAGGAGATGCAGCACAATACTGTGTCCTAAGAACAGATGTTATGGAGGATAGGTGTGCATGTCACCTTGAGAATGCTGTCCAGGCAGTAGACAGGAAGAGCTAAACAGgccgatatatagttttatgggaaaatattcagtaaaacttgtattaaaGGACTTATTAGGACTAAAATATTAGTTATCACCTGTCCACAAGATAGATAATAGGTAACGGATCACAGGTGGTCTGACCTGGAGACCCAAGTCGTCTGTCTGAATAGAGTGGTAGGTGAGatacactgctccattcacttttatggggctgatGTAGATGGTGCTCTGTcaaacccatagaagtgaatggagcagtgtactcacatgcacacaactgttctACTCTGAGAAGGGACCCTTCGTTCTCAGGATCGTAGAGGGTCCCAACGGTTGGAACCTCTGCAATCCATTATGTATTATCCAGTGGGTAgatgaaaaatatataacctCTTTAATATTGGTCCTCATTTAAGGCTTTGAAGTCCAGTGCGTGGTCCTAATCAGTGGATGACTGCCTTCTATGAATGAGTGTGCAAGCAGAAATATCTGTCAATTACTAATTCGGACCAACCATTGGACTTGAACGTGTTGGGTTCTATTCCCTTTGTTCTCCACACTTTCCTGCAGCGAAGAGTGGTTCATTCTCTGGGTTCTGAGCTCTGCTGCTACTCACCTGTTCTGAGGAACTGGATAGCCCACCTATATCTACCCCGTCAGAcctttcaatgtatttatgctGCACTACTGCTACAAATCTTAGAGATTCTCCGTGGACTGTGACTTGGAGATCTCATGTAGCAAAGTCCAGATAATTGTATATACCAGTAATTACCAGGGAATCCACACCTTCATTTCACCAGCACCAGTTGGATTCAGGCTTATGGTGATAGTGAAGGTGGTCAGGATGCTGCATGCAAGTTAATACAATCGCAACTAGACAGTCACCAAAAATCCAGACTCCTGAATTTTGACCACATTCACGATCAATGGTAGCCTCTCTACTACCCTGCCTCTTCTATTCCAACGCATAGTGGGTCCCTGCTGATCTTTACTTTTTGGCCACATCAGTAAACACTAAATAGACGCTCAGCTAGTCTTTTGCCGCAGCAATGACCTACCTCAGCCAGAGGAACCATTCCCATAGCTCTTTTCTATTACATATGCAGGATAACAGATCCTAAAAATTCTGTTCTCTGATACATTTTAGTTTGAGGACAATTTTGTACATCTGATATCCGTATCtccattttctcttcagtttacGAACTAATAACTTGCAAGACAATTCCTGCATTCTATTGGCATCTGTAATAAGGAGCAACCAGTCCTTGAAGACACTGCTCCTGTCTTATAACTATCTGTCTGGTCCTCACTTCAGTGATTTGATGGAAGCTCTGTCCAGTCCAGCCTGCAGGATAGAGGAATTGCGGTGGGTATAAGACTTCTTGCTTATGGTCAGGTTTGGTCTTATGTAGGACGGTGCCTTGCAGGACGTACGTCCACACAACTAGAGTTAAGGGCCATTTACATGGGCCGAGAATTTCAAAGATAATCACCAACGAACGCTCATAGTAACATTCATTtgcgattatctggcggtgtaattGTACTGCTGATCCGAATGTTTTTGGTCAcaccaaaatcattgtttgccagcaataGATTGAGCTGTGTAaaaacgatctgctgccggcaaacaacgattCATTATggcgaagagcgatggcattagcaatcGTTCCTctgcatactgtggaggagatctctgcatgtaaatggAACAGTTTTCTCCACCAGAGAGCAGCAGATTGCTGCTGTATTGTCCCACATAAATggaccttaaaggctatgtacaccttgggaggcaatttttgtttatgattgcattttactaatttttggctaaagattttattttcaattggcctttattaaaatattgagccattctgttatAAAGGCTTAACtggttttctaactgtgtgactggtactttcactttgtgccggtcatctaataacccttacatctaaactactaagaggtcataaaaacttatttaagccacattcagtaagataaggactgagctataattagtgtttataatgtcagagtgcagagaaaaggagtctgtcagctccacaactgatggaaaagacagaaaatctgaAGGTtgttactagagcatctcagctctgtacaggaaAAAGGCTCTATATTTTTAagactaattaaaaaaattattttagctcaaaatgagtatgaTGCAATAATAAAACTAatggcccccaaaggtgtacatagcctttaagatgtACACAGTTATATGCTCACTAAACAAACCATTCAGTGTTACGTATTCACTTGCTTATCCATTTAACTGAAGGTGTACACTCGCTTGATCATACAATTTAAAGTGTTGTCCCATGACCCATCACACTGAATTTCCCCTATAAATCTGTACCATCTCAGTAGCTTCTATGTCTTtgtcattttttctttttgtggatTTACTTTTTAGATGCCTTTTGTATGCGTCGATCTGCTTACTAGTAGTACCCCATTCActatgtgctttccacattcCTAAGGCAGGCCCTGCATATTGCTGTAGTGGAGCTTATAGAGGTGCATGGGACCATATTGTATCTTTGCATGTCTCCAATTTTATAAGAAATCTGACAGAAATAAAACGGTGACATGTTCTTACATATCTCATAATATGGAGTTATTCTCCTCAAGAAGCATTACTTCTAAAGATGAATATCTCTGTAATATGATGCCATGTGGAAGGTGTGCAGAATATGGAGCCATATAATCTCATGTGCCACATTTCAGGGGATTATATTTGGAAACTACCTGTGAGATCTCCAGTTTATGATATGTATGGCTCTATCAGTTGGCACCGCCTCCTGTGCCTTTGTTCTACTTAACCCTTTGCCATTTCTAGCTTCTATGcagaatatattatattttacATTGCTGAAACATGCAGCAACAAGGGGACCATGTATGCAGAACATCACCCACGTATCATCTTCTTATTCTTACAGTTTGGCTGATAACAATCTACCAGACACTTCCTGCATCCAGTTGGCATCTGGAATAAGAAATAACCAGTACCTGAAGATACTTGACCTGTCTCGTAACCGTCTGTCTGGTCCTCACTTCAGTGACTTGATGGAGGCTCTGTCCAGTCCGGCCTGCAGGATCGAGGAATTATAGTGAGTATAAGAGATGTGTACAGGACTGAGACATGTGGGGACATTCTGGAAATTTGTCCCATATAATCTGTATATGCTATATTGGGATCCTTGAACATCCAATACTATGTGTAATAAACGGCCCTGCTCACCAGAGTCCAACTGCGTCACATTACATGCTAGTTGGTTTTGGACCAAGATAACCACATCTGCCTTCTCACCCACCACTGACGGACCAAATACTTGTCCCACTCACAGTTTCTGCAGTCTGTAAAGGTCatccttaagcctcatgcacatgagcgtttttcggttccgcatccgagccgccgtttttgctgctcgggtgcggacccatttacttcaatggggtcgcaaaaaaaaatatagcatgtcctattcttgtccgttttgcggacaagaataggcatgtctacaatgggccgctcgttccgttccggaagcacacaggcggcttccgttttttgcggatccgcggtttgcgctccgcaaaaaacagcacggtcgtgtgcatgaggctttagagaGATGAGTCTCCTTTAATAGAACCACATCAAGGCACAATTTTTTGAGATGATGTAAAATTAACAACCTCTTGTGAAGGAACCTAAGCCTCTTGACTTTCCAGAAGACATATCTCATAAAGATTATCAGAAAAAGACAACCACAATAGCAGAACATAGATCACAGCCAGAAGACAGGCCCTTCCCAATACTAGTagatcctgtatattacacagttAGTGCAGGAATTATTCCTGAGGTTGGATCAAAAGCACCTTTTTGGGGGAGTCTCAATGGATGTTGATTACTCTGTGGTTGTCCCATTTTACCTTTCTCGTCTGGGCTCTCAATGACGTCAGACCAAGAAGCTCCGGAAGATGAA
The sequence above is drawn from the Bufo bufo chromosome 11, aBufBuf1.1, whole genome shotgun sequence genome and encodes:
- the LOC120981727 gene encoding NACHT, LRR and PYD domains-containing protein 12-like isoform X12 codes for the protein MFQQKLRQFEDHALRMIYKYFQDDLLYIVENLNLYSLLDQLNLQNIPEVTKYKDLEKDVARILLDDIFKLGREAVIGLWVSLYVLRKEHQLPSLEAVLEELCHKGETLVEQVLLDKEGHELPPALKDAQKHHKKNLYEKKNKLVEHNPPRCNQGEQSFSFCTRYVNLIIVSTQRFRRHSENELIETGVKHEEYLKKTQNELQHIFPNKLFRWCHRSKQVPRMVMVSGVPGVGKTTLMQKVVYDWVTGDLYQRFSFVFFFKFRELNRLDKVSLEALILHQYPYLWEQLSNILQEPEKLLFIFDGLDESLHNMDFTSRHLCPNPKQPELCGQIVVSLLRKSLLDGCSVLMTSRPTRLASIDCSVFQRIVEITGFFPEERWMYFENFFPDPKLAEKAFNYVKQNDTLYTFCYIPSYCWIICTVLSKSFQPTSSDQPASLLPKTVTQLFAIFVANILSNHSLHKSDAQKILQSMGWMAEHGVMNHRIIFDERDLDCFHVDNKSKLLSSFLMESEEPVSYSFLHLTVQEFFSALVHYVDYSPEKLQKSLKDAKSYPDGRGEMFLHFLCGLSDGSTRSILTGYLDKQAAQASRDVITWLNHFILEEQRTIESEDKKRHLLSTFFYLYESRNKALVLESLKSDGSLDFSYVRMSALDCTVLAFILDTCKNIEELDLTGCFLQTEGLERLVPGLNTLKYLSLRTNNLQDNSCILLASVIRSNQSLKTLLLSYNYLSGPHFSDLMEALSSPACRIEELRLADNNLPDTSCIQLASGIRNNQYLKILDLSRNRLSGPHFSDLMEALSSPACRIEELYLDKAGLPNTSCIKLAIGIRNQSLKKLDLSNNYLSGPHFSDLMEALSSPACRIETLRLGANGLPDTSCIQLASGIRNNPSLKILDLSVNRLSGPHFSDLMEALSSPACRIEELHLANNDLRDTSCIQLASVIRNNPSLKILALSGNRLSGPHFSDLMEALSSPACRIEELRLGYNHLPDTSCIQLASVIRNNRSLKKLDLSGNRLSGPHFSDLMEALSSPACRIEELDLGNNGLPDTSCIQLAFVIRNNKSLKKLVLYNNRLSGPHFSDLMEALSSPACRIEELHLGDNELPDTSSIQLASVIRNNQSLKKLVLFSNRLSGPHFRYLMEALSSPACRIEELDLRKNGLPDTSCIQLASVIRNNQSLKILDLSDNRLSGPHFSDLMEALSSPACRIEELRLGNNHLPDTYCIQLASGIRNNPSLKILDLSSNRLFGPHFRYLMEALSSPACRIEKLYLGDNELPDTSSIQLASVIRNNRSLKILDLSVNRLSGPHFSHLMEALSSPACRIEELDLKDNELSEEEKEAIRKLKKQKPDMKIILFATDEDMMM
- the LOC120981727 gene encoding NACHT, LRR and PYD domains-containing protein 12-like isoform X6, coding for MFQQKLRQFEDHALRMIYKYFQDDLLYIVENLNLYSLLDQLNLQNIPEVTKYKDLEKDVARILLDDIFKLGREAVIGLWVSLYVLRKEHQLPSLEAVLEELCHKGETLVEQVLLDKEGHELPPALKDAQKHHKKNLYEKKNKLVEHNPPRCNQGEQSFSFCTRYVNLIIVSTQRFRRHSENELIETGVKHEEYLKKTQNELQHIFPNKLFRWCHRSKQVPRMVMVSGVPGVGKTTLMQKVVYDWVTGDLYQRFSFVFFFKFRELNRLDKVSLEALILHQYPYLWEQLSNILQEPEKLLFIFDGLDESLHNMDFTSRHLCPNPKQPELCGQIVVSLLRKSLLDGCSVLMTSRPTRLASIDCSVFQRIVEITGFFPEERWMYFENFFPDPKLAEKAFNYVKQNDTLYTFCYIPSYCWIICTVLSKSFQPTSSDQPASLLPKTVTQLFAIFVANILSNHSLHKSDAQKILQSMGWMAEHGVMNHRIIFDERDLDCFHVDNKSKLLSSFLMESEEPVSYSFLHLTVQEFFSALVHYVDYSPEKLQKSLKDAKSYPDGRGEMFLHFLCGLSDGSTRSILTGYLDKQAAQASRDVITWLNHFILEEQRTIESEDKKRHLLSTFFYLYESRNKALVLESLKSDGSLDFSYVRMSALDCTVLAFILDTCKNIEELDLTGCFLQTEGLERLVPGLNTLKYLSLRTNNLQDNSCILLASVIRSNQSLKTLLLSYNYLSGPHFSDLMEALSSPACRIEELRLADNNLPDTSCIQLASGIRNNQYLKILDLSRNRLSGPHFSDLMEALSSPACRIEELYLDKAGLPNTSCIKLAIGIRNQSLKKLDLSNNYLSGPHFSDLMEALSSPACRIETLRLGANGLPDTSCIQLASGIRNNPSLKILDLSVNRLSGPHFSDLMEALSSPACRIEELHLANNDLRDTSCIQLASVIRNNPSLKILALSGNRLSGPHFSDLMEALSSPACRIEELRLGRNDLPDTSCIQLASVIRNNQSLKILVLSNNYLSGPHFSDLMEALSSPACRIETLRLGYNHLPDTSCIQLASVIRNNRSLKKLDLSGNRLSGPHFSDLMEALSSPACRIEELDLGNNGLPDTSCIQLAFVIRNNKSLKKLVLYNNRLSGPHFSDLMEALSSPACRIEELHLGDNELPDTSSIQLASVIRNNQSLKKLVLFSNRLSGPHFRYLMEALSSPACRIEELDLRKNGLPDTSCIQLASVIRNNQSLKILDLSDNRLSGPHFSDLMEALSSPACRIEELRLGNNHLPDTYCIQLASGIRNNPSLKILDLSSNRLFGPHFRYLMEALSSPACRIEKLYLKDNELSEEEKEAIRKLKKQKPDMKIILFATDEDMMM
- the LOC120981727 gene encoding NACHT, LRR and PYD domains-containing protein 12-like isoform X16 translates to MFQQKLRQFEDHALRMIYKYFQDDLLYIVENLNLYSLLDQLNLQNIPEVTKYKDLEKDVARILLDDIFKLGREAVIGLWVSLYVLRKEHQLPSLEAVLEELCHKGETLVEQVLLDKEGHELPPALKDAQKHHKKNLYEKKNKLVEHNPPRCNQGEQSFSFCTRYVNLIIVSTQRFRRHSENELIETGVKHEEYLKKTQNELQHIFPNKLFRWCHRSKQVPRMVMVSGVPGVGKTTLMQKVVYDWVTGDLYQRFSFVFFFKFRELNRLDKVSLEALILHQYPYLWEQLSNILQEPEKLLFIFDGLDESLHNMDFTSRHLCPNPKQPELCGQIVVSLLRKSLLDGCSVLMTSRPTRLASIDCSVFQRIVEITGFFPEERWMYFENFFPDPKLAEKAFNYVKQNDTLYTFCYIPSYCWIICTVLSKSFQPTSSDQPASLLPKTVTQLFAIFVANILSNHSLHKSDAQKILQSMGWMAEHGVMNHRIIFDERDLDCFHVDNKSKLLSSFLMESEEPVSYSFLHLTVQEFFSALVHYVDYSPEKLQKSLKDAKSYPDGRGEMFLHFLCGLSDGSTRSILTGYLDKQAAQASRDVITWLNHFILEEQRTIESEDKKRHLLSTFFYLYESRNKALVLESLKSDGSLDFSYVRMSALDCTVLAFILDTCKNIEELDLTGCFLQTEGLERLVPGLNTLKYLSLRTNNLQDNSCILLASVIRSNQSLKTLLLSYNYLSGPHFSDLMEALSSPACRIEELRLADNNLPDTSCIQLASGIRNNQYLKILDLSRNRLSGPHFSDLMEALSSPACRIEELYLDKAGLPNTSCIKLAIGIRNQSLKKLDLSNNYLSGPHFSDLMEALSSPACRIETLRLGANGLPDTSCIQLASGIRNNPSLKILDLSVNRLSGPHFSDLMEALSSPACRIEELHLANNDLRDTSCIQLASVIRNNPSLKILALSGNRLSGPHFSDLMEALSSPACRIEELRLGRNDLPDTSCIQLASVIRNNQSLKILVLSNNYLSGPHFSDLMEALSSPACRIETLRLRKNGLPDTSCIQLASVIRNNQSLKILDLSDNRLSGPHFSDLMEALSSPACRIEELRLGNNHLPDTYCIQLASGIRNNPSLKILDLSSNRLFGPHFRYLMEALSSPACRIEKLYLGDNELPDTSSIQLASVIRNNRSLKILDLSVNRLSGPHFSHLMEALSSPACRIEELDLKDNELSEEEKEAIRKLKKQKPDMKIILFATDEDMMM